The following proteins are co-located in the Gloeocapsa sp. PCC 7428 genome:
- a CDS encoding CAAD domain-containing protein, with protein sequence MESQVQPPEYANPTSSETIGVSDSAPLATLPPSTQDEQWRRVGSQISEFLAQLPDYIGRFFNEYKQPIITVGLILAAIITVKVVLAVLDALNDIPLLAPTFELVGIGYSVWFVNRYLLQASKRQELSQELQSLKKQVIGSQQLPES encoded by the coding sequence ATGGAATCACAAGTGCAACCACCGGAATACGCAAACCCTACTTCTTCGGAAACGATAGGTGTTTCAGATTCAGCACCTCTAGCTACTTTACCACCCTCTACACAAGACGAACAGTGGCGGCGTGTTGGCTCGCAAATTTCTGAATTTCTCGCTCAACTACCTGATTATATTGGCAGATTTTTCAATGAGTACAAGCAGCCGATTATTACTGTCGGTTTAATCCTGGCAGCTATTATTACTGTTAAGGTAGTTCTAGCTGTGTTAGATGCACTCAATGATATTCCACTACTTGCACCAACTTTTGAACTCGTAGGAATTGGTTACTCAGTTTGGTTTGTGAATCGCTATTTACTGCAAGCTTCCAAACGCCAAGAGTTATCACAAGAACTACAATCGTTGAAAAAGCAAGTAATTGGCAGTCAGCAACTACCAGAATCATAA
- the rpmA gene encoding 50S ribosomal protein L27, which translates to MAHKKGTGSTRNGRDSNAQRLGVKRFGGETVRAGNILVRQRGTKFHPGNNVGIGSDDTLFALIDGIVTFERKDRTRKKVSIYPAATPEAATTTTAS; encoded by the coding sequence ATGGCTCATAAGAAAGGAACGGGTAGTACCCGCAACGGTCGTGACTCAAACGCCCAGCGTCTAGGCGTAAAACGCTTTGGTGGTGAAACAGTTCGTGCTGGTAATATTCTGGTGCGCCAGCGCGGTACTAAATTCCACCCTGGAAACAACGTGGGTATCGGTAGCGATGACACCTTGTTTGCTCTCATTGATGGCATTGTCACGTTTGAAAGAAAGGATAGAACCCGCAAAAAGGTCAGCATCTACCCAGCAGCTACCCCAGAAGCCGCGACAACGACAACAGCATCCTAA
- the cruG gene encoding 2'-O-glycosyltransferase CruG: protein MAFLLLLIQIPATAVLLSRLLRGPSRHPPLEPTSATPDLLGSVSVVVPTLNEADRISPCLAGLSRQSYEVREVIVVDSNSQDGTPDLVEAAQKNDPRFRLMTDDPLPTSWVGRPWALHNGFLHSSEHSQWFLGMDADTQPHPGLVASLVKTAQTEGYDLVSLSPQFILKSPGECWLQPALLMTLLYRFESAGVDSSVAERVMANGQCFLCRRAVLAQVGGYSSAKSSFCDDVTLARNISSQGFRVGFLDGAKVFKVRMYEGAIQTWQEWGRSLDLKDASSSAALWWDLWLLFAVQALPLPILLGYFLFPSSTLSPFSLALLGLNSFLLIVRFALLLAIAPSYDRSQAKGGWLFWLSPFADPLAVLRIFLSAFRTPTQWRGRQYGHPS from the coding sequence ATGGCATTTTTATTACTACTGATTCAAATACCAGCAACGGCAGTTTTGCTATCGCGTTTGCTAAGAGGTCCCAGTCGCCATCCTCCGCTGGAACCCACTTCGGCTACACCCGATCTATTGGGTAGTGTAAGCGTTGTCGTACCGACTTTAAATGAAGCTGACCGCATTAGCCCCTGTTTAGCTGGGTTAAGTCGGCAAAGTTACGAAGTGCGAGAAGTGATTGTTGTCGATAGCAACTCGCAGGATGGTACGCCAGACTTGGTGGAGGCGGCGCAAAAAAATGATCCACGCTTTCGGTTAATGACCGATGATCCTCTACCTACTAGCTGGGTAGGGCGTCCGTGGGCTTTGCATAACGGCTTTTTACATAGTTCCGAACATAGTCAGTGGTTTTTGGGAATGGATGCCGATACTCAACCGCATCCAGGCTTAGTTGCCAGCCTTGTAAAAACGGCTCAAACTGAAGGCTATGACTTGGTATCTTTATCACCGCAATTTATTTTGAAGTCCCCTGGAGAGTGCTGGTTACAACCTGCGTTGTTAATGACGCTACTGTACAGGTTTGAAAGTGCGGGTGTCGATAGTTCAGTTGCCGAAAGAGTCATGGCGAACGGACAGTGTTTTTTGTGTCGGCGTGCGGTATTAGCTCAGGTGGGCGGCTATAGCAGCGCGAAAAGTTCGTTCTGTGATGACGTGACTTTGGCACGAAATATCTCATCACAAGGCTTTCGTGTGGGATTTTTAGATGGTGCTAAGGTGTTTAAGGTGAGGATGTATGAAGGCGCAATCCAAACTTGGCAAGAGTGGGGGCGATCGCTTGATTTAAAAGACGCTTCCTCATCCGCAGCTTTGTGGTGGGATTTGTGGTTGCTTTTTGCCGTGCAAGCGTTACCGTTACCAATCTTACTAGGCTATTTTCTTTTCCCGTCGTCTACACTTTCGCCTTTTTCACTGGCATTGCTGGGACTCAATTCGTTTCTACTCATTGTCCGCTTTGCTTTGTTGTTGGCGATCGCGCCTTCGTACGATCGCTCGCAAGCCAAAGGAGGTTGGTTATTCTGGTTGTCACCTTTTGCCGATCCTTTGGCGGTACTGCGGATTTTCTTATCGGCTTTTCGCACTCCTACTCAGTGGCGGGGTCGCCAGTATGGTCATCCGAGTTAA
- a CDS encoding GxxExxY protein, translating to MRTAYIRFCHRVMEGTNHRGAESAEEKMLGENVSQLTGALIGAAIEVHRLLGPGFLETVYEEALCVELRLRKIPFTRQPVVAVRYKGEQVGEGRLDLLISNTLIVELKAVEKLAPIHEAQVLSYLKMTGYPLALLINFNVPLLKNGIKRIILS from the coding sequence ATGAGAACAGCTTATATAAGATTTTGCCACAGGGTGATGGAAGGAACGAACCACAGAGGCGCAGAGAGCGCAGAGGAGAAGATGTTAGGAGAGAATGTTAGTCAGTTAACTGGGGCTTTGATTGGAGCGGCGATTGAGGTTCATCGCTTGTTGGGGCCAGGTTTTTTAGAGACTGTTTACGAGGAGGCTTTATGTGTTGAGCTTCGGCTACGTAAAATACCGTTTACGCGCCAGCCAGTCGTTGCTGTGCGTTATAAAGGAGAGCAAGTTGGAGAAGGCAGATTAGATTTACTCATTAGCAACACTTTAATCGTTGAATTAAAAGCAGTCGAAAAACTCGCCCCAATTCACGAAGCCCAAGTCCTCTCATACTTAAAAATGACAGGTTATCCGCTTGCCCTACTGATCAACTTCAACGTCCCTCTCCTTAAAAATGGTATCAAACGCATAATTCTCTCTTAA
- the rplU gene encoding 50S ribosomal protein L21: MTYAIIETGGKQLRVEPGRFYDIERLSVEPDETITLESVLFVQHDDGVAIGQPFVDGATVEGTVLRHLRDRKVLVYKMKPKKKTRKKRGHRQEITRLMINSISFNGSVFTAEAAAPAEPEATSETESSDEAQ; encoded by the coding sequence ATGACTTACGCAATTATTGAAACCGGCGGCAAGCAACTCAGAGTAGAACCTGGTCGCTTTTACGATATTGAACGCTTAAGCGTTGAACCCGACGAAACAATTACTTTGGAATCAGTTTTATTTGTACAGCACGACGACGGCGTTGCGATTGGACAGCCGTTTGTGGACGGAGCGACCGTAGAAGGAACTGTCTTGCGTCATCTACGCGATCGCAAAGTTCTCGTGTACAAGATGAAGCCCAAAAAGAAAACGCGCAAAAAGCGGGGACATCGTCAGGAAATTACACGGTTGATGATTAATTCCATCAGCTTCAATGGTTCTGTGTTTACCGCCGAAGCCGCAGCGCCTGCTGAACCTGAAGCAACTTCTGAGACCGAATCTTCTGATGAAGCACAATAG
- a CDS encoding S-layer homology domain-containing protein yields the protein MTNLPPDPPSSPRSPLGFDEFIAILVALSAIGAILFWSLGRRDRGFDWVGIPGLLTPSPSPTVTPTFVPTPAPTATASPILPLPPVVPTTPPPEALVPAPAQPQPFAGIVPVPAPVPQATPTPTPTPTPEQLQPIAFVDVPENYWARPFIDALSARGIVSGFAGDYFRPDEPVTRAEFAAILQAAFDQPPGPGEQAIAFTDVPADFWGVPAIGSAIRSGFMQGYPGDIFRPQQQIPRAQVLVALASGLNLPAPQNPNQTLGIFGDANQIPNWAVEQVAAATDAGLVVNYPETNVLEPNRNATRAEVTASIYQALVRAGRVEPIQSQYVVQQQQ from the coding sequence ATGACAAATCTCCCTCCCGATCCGCCGTCATCGCCAAGAAGTCCCTTAGGATTTGATGAGTTTATCGCCATTTTGGTTGCATTAAGCGCCATTGGGGCAATTTTGTTTTGGTCACTTGGTCGTCGCGATCGCGGTTTCGACTGGGTTGGTATTCCTGGGTTATTAACGCCATCACCCTCTCCAACGGTGACTCCCACATTTGTACCAACTCCCGCACCAACCGCAACAGCATCACCGATACTACCGCTTCCACCAGTCGTTCCGACGACACCGCCACCCGAAGCGCTTGTACCTGCACCCGCACAACCCCAACCTTTTGCAGGTATTGTTCCTGTTCCTGCGCCTGTCCCGCAAGCAACACCAACACCGACACCTACCCCGACTCCAGAACAACTGCAACCGATTGCATTTGTTGATGTTCCCGAAAATTACTGGGCGCGTCCCTTTATCGATGCGCTTTCGGCGCGTGGGATTGTGAGTGGCTTTGCTGGCGACTATTTTCGCCCCGATGAACCGGTAACGCGTGCGGAGTTTGCCGCAATTTTACAAGCGGCTTTTGACCAACCGCCAGGACCTGGAGAACAGGCGATCGCTTTTACAGATGTTCCCGCTGATTTCTGGGGAGTTCCTGCGATCGGTAGCGCGATTAGAAGTGGCTTTATGCAAGGGTATCCAGGAGATATATTCCGACCACAACAACAGATTCCGCGCGCCCAAGTATTAGTGGCGCTAGCAAGTGGCTTAAATCTACCAGCGCCCCAAAATCCTAATCAGACATTGGGTATATTTGGTGATGCCAATCAAATTCCTAACTGGGCAGTTGAACAAGTAGCAGCCGCAACCGATGCTGGTTTAGTCGTCAACTATCCTGAAACAAATGTGCTAGAACCAAACCGTAATGCAACTCGCGCTGAAGTAACTGCTTCTATTTACCAAGCTTTAGTGCGTGCAGGTAGAGTAGAACCAATTCAATCTCAATACGTAGTACAACAGCAACAATAA
- the cruF gene encoding gamma-carotene 1'-hydroxylase CruF, with protein MKQLVIAERYCLIGHILAKTFGLAGLLLVVPHADAILRLLPDGQSLFQWSVEKSMAGGGVTDILFGLAAVSIFAYRTVGMRLTLAFMLPAVSISLTSELLGTGTGFPFGDYSYLSGLGYKIAGLVPFTIPLSWFYMGFSSYLIASVALNTDKSNWLRQVGAVLLGAMLFTAWDFALEPAMSQTTFPFWYWAEPGAFFGTPYRNYLGWYGTSALFMSVAALLWRNPRLNLKRSQLVVPLIVYLSNVAFAAAISLAFGYWIPVALGLIFGVIPVIFLWWMAQPSTDAVVEAATGVVNNPAVKVALK; from the coding sequence ATGAAGCAACTTGTTATTGCTGAACGCTACTGCTTAATCGGTCATATTTTGGCAAAGACTTTTGGACTAGCAGGGTTGCTCCTAGTCGTACCGCACGCGGATGCCATCTTACGTTTACTGCCAGATGGGCAAAGCTTGTTTCAATGGAGTGTGGAAAAATCAATGGCAGGAGGCGGCGTCACGGATATCCTGTTTGGGTTAGCCGCCGTCTCAATTTTTGCCTATCGCACGGTTGGAATGCGACTTACATTAGCCTTTATGCTGCCAGCCGTTTCGATATCTTTGACCAGTGAATTATTAGGAACAGGCACGGGATTTCCATTTGGAGATTACAGCTACCTCAGTGGATTAGGGTACAAAATTGCGGGGTTAGTGCCTTTTACTATCCCGCTGTCTTGGTTTTATATGGGTTTTTCTTCCTATTTAATTGCTAGTGTTGCTTTAAATACCGATAAATCAAACTGGTTACGCCAAGTAGGTGCTGTCCTTTTGGGTGCGATGCTGTTTACTGCTTGGGATTTTGCGCTGGAACCAGCAATGAGTCAAACAACATTTCCGTTTTGGTACTGGGCAGAACCAGGAGCGTTTTTTGGAACACCGTATCGTAACTATTTAGGTTGGTATGGCACAAGTGCCTTATTTATGAGTGTGGCTGCACTCTTGTGGAGAAATCCGCGCTTAAATTTAAAGCGATCGCAACTTGTCGTACCACTGATTGTCTACTTAAGTAACGTTGCGTTTGCTGCTGCTATTAGTTTAGCTTTTGGATATTGGATTCCTGTTGCTCTAGGTTTAATCTTCGGTGTCATTCCAGTGATTTTCCTATGGTGGATGGCACAACCAAGTACAGATGCTGTTGTAGAAGCCGCGACAGGGGTTGTCAACAACCCTGCGGTAAAAGTTGCCTTGAAGTAA
- a CDS encoding phosphoribulokinase: MTSKPDRVVLIGVAGDSGCGKSTFLRRLTDLFGEEFLTVICLDDYHSLDRKQRKETGITALDPRANNFDLMYEQIKALKNGQAIDKPIYNHETGMIDPPERVEPNHIIVVEGLHPLYDERVRSLLDFSVYLDISDEVKIAWKIQRDMAERGHRYEDVLQAINARRPDFQAYIEPQREFADVVLQVLPTNLIKDDTERKVLRVRMLQREGKEGFEPVYLFDEGSTIHWTPCGRKLTCSYPGMRLFYGSDVYYGRYVSVLEVDGQFDRLEEVSYIETHLSNTSTKYPGEMTHLLLQHREYPGSNNGTGLFQVLTGLKMRATYERLMAAKNKEAKVAVQV; this comes from the coding sequence ATGACCAGTAAGCCGGACCGCGTGGTTCTAATTGGCGTTGCCGGAGACTCCGGATGCGGGAAATCCACCTTCTTACGCCGTTTAACAGATTTATTTGGAGAAGAATTTCTCACGGTCATCTGTCTCGATGACTATCATAGTTTGGATCGCAAACAGCGTAAAGAAACAGGAATTACTGCACTTGACCCAAGAGCAAATAATTTTGACCTAATGTACGAGCAGATCAAAGCGCTCAAGAACGGTCAAGCGATTGATAAACCGATTTATAACCACGAGACCGGTATGATCGACCCGCCAGAGCGGGTAGAGCCGAATCATATTATTGTGGTCGAAGGTTTACATCCGTTGTATGACGAGCGGGTGCGATCGCTCCTCGACTTCAGCGTTTATTTAGACATCAGCGACGAAGTCAAAATTGCGTGGAAAATTCAACGCGACATGGCTGAACGCGGTCATCGTTACGAAGACGTGCTGCAAGCGATTAATGCGCGTCGTCCTGACTTCCAAGCGTACATCGAGCCACAAAGAGAATTTGCAGATGTCGTATTGCAGGTATTACCTACCAATCTGATTAAAGACGACACCGAACGCAAAGTATTGCGCGTGCGAATGCTTCAACGCGAAGGTAAAGAAGGCTTCGAGCCAGTGTATCTATTTGACGAAGGTTCCACAATTCATTGGACGCCTTGTGGTCGCAAACTGACCTGCTCGTATCCTGGAATGCGACTGTTCTACGGCTCTGATGTCTATTATGGTCGATACGTTTCGGTGCTAGAAGTCGATGGTCAGTTCGACCGATTGGAAGAAGTCAGCTACATCGAGACGCATTTGAGCAATACTTCGACCAAGTATCCTGGTGAAATGACGCATTTATTGCTACAGCACCGCGAGTATCCTGGCTCGAACAATGGCACAGGATTATTCCAGGTGTTGACAGGCTTGAAAATGCGGGCAACTTATGAGCGTTTGATGGCAGCTAAGAATAAAGAAGCTAAAGTTGCTGTTCAGGTTTAG
- a CDS encoding class I SAM-dependent methyltransferase — translation MSQQVSDSHPTLCEAIALRIAESPQQRITFAEYMDLVLYHPQHGYYTTHATKLGKQGDFFTSPHLGADFGELLAEQFLQIWEILEKPIPFTLLEMGAGQGILALDILNYLERQYPDFLAALNYVIIERSPTLIQEQQQRLHKYHSRLQWLALAEIPENSIVGCCFSNELVDAFPVHQITIENGQLREIYVTTQKTADPQATFAEVVGEVSTARIFDYFDLIKIALPSPAYPEGYRSEVNLAALDWLKTVAAKLQRGYVLTIDYGYSASRYYNPFRQGTLQCYYRHHRHNNPYIYVGKQDMTAHVDFTALQVWGELCGLTTVGLTQQGLFLMALGLGNRIAALATSSPPSVQKLLQRRDSLHQLIDPVGLGGFNVLVQGKAIAQTLLKGLNSPLI, via the coding sequence ATGTCGCAACAGGTTAGTGATTCTCATCCGACGTTGTGTGAGGCGATCGCGCTGCGGATAGCAGAAAGTCCGCAGCAGCGCATTACTTTTGCGGAATATATGGATTTAGTGCTGTATCATCCTCAGCACGGTTACTATACAACTCACGCCACGAAACTTGGTAAGCAAGGTGACTTTTTTACCTCGCCGCATTTAGGCGCAGATTTTGGCGAGTTACTCGCCGAACAATTTCTGCAAATCTGGGAAATTTTAGAAAAACCGATTCCTTTTACGCTTCTAGAAATGGGTGCAGGTCAAGGTATTCTAGCGTTGGATATCTTGAATTATCTTGAAAGGCAGTATCCAGATTTTTTAGCAGCGCTTAATTATGTCATTATTGAGCGATCGCCTACGTTAATTCAAGAACAGCAACAGCGACTCCACAAATATCACAGTCGCCTTCAATGGCTAGCGCTTGCAGAAATTCCCGAAAACTCAATTGTCGGCTGCTGTTTTTCTAACGAACTTGTAGACGCGTTTCCTGTACATCAAATTACTATCGAAAACGGACAATTACGCGAAATTTACGTCACAACTCAGAAAACCGCTGATCCCCAAGCGACATTTGCAGAAGTCGTAGGTGAAGTCTCGACAGCCAGGATTTTTGATTACTTTGATTTAATCAAGATTGCGTTACCTTCTCCCGCTTATCCTGAAGGTTATCGTAGCGAAGTCAATTTAGCAGCTTTAGATTGGTTGAAAACGGTAGCAGCAAAACTCCAGCGAGGTTACGTGTTAACGATCGATTATGGTTATTCGGCTAGCCGCTACTACAACCCATTTCGACAAGGAACACTGCAATGTTACTATCGCCATCATCGCCATAATAATCCTTACATTTACGTTGGAAAACAAGATATGACAGCGCACGTCGATTTTACAGCGCTGCAAGTATGGGGTGAATTGTGTGGTTTAACAACGGTAGGCTTGACGCAGCAGGGATTATTTTTGATGGCTTTGGGATTAGGGAATCGCATTGCTGCACTTGCTACATCATCACCGCCATCAGTGCAAAAGCTGCTACAGCGAAGGGATAGTTTGCATCAGCTAATTGATCCTGTCGGGCTTGGTGGATTCAACGTCTTAGTTCAAGGTAAAGCGATCGCGCAGACGCTACTTAAAGGTTTAAATTCACCTTTAATTTAA
- the petH gene encoding ferredoxin--NADP reductase: MYNSSAADGAANTVSGSRVFIYEVVGLRQNEETDKTNYPIRQSGSVFIRVPYSRMNQEMRRITRLGGKIVSIHPMNADGVANGSSVMKMQASQSQGNGATATPATATSEGNAIKADDQQPTSEKKGKPMTQAKAKESHADVPVNIYRPNAPFIGKCISNQELVGEGGIGTVRHLIFDISEGDLRYLEGQSIGIIPPGTDKNGKPEKLRLYSIASTRHGDHVDDKTVSLCVRQLEYKHPETGETVYGVCSTYLCHLEPGADVKITGPVGKEMLLPSDPNANIIMFATGTGIAPFRAYLWRMFKDEEKAANPDYEFKGFSWLIFGIPTTPNILYKEELEELQQKYPDNFRLTYAISREQKNPQGGRMYIQDRVAEHADELWKMIQQDNTHTYICGLKGMEGGIDEALSAAAAKDGVNWIDYQKQMKKAGRWHVETY, from the coding sequence ATGTACAACTCAAGCGCCGCTGATGGTGCTGCCAATACAGTATCTGGTAGCCGCGTTTTTATTTACGAAGTAGTAGGCTTACGTCAGAACGAAGAAACTGACAAAACCAACTACCCTATCCGTCAAAGCGGCAGTGTATTTATTCGAGTGCCTTACAGCCGTATGAATCAAGAAATGCGGCGAATCACTCGTTTGGGCGGCAAAATTGTTAGCATTCACCCCATGAACGCTGATGGCGTAGCAAATGGTTCTTCAGTAATGAAGATGCAAGCAAGTCAAAGTCAAGGAAATGGCGCAACAGCCACACCGGCGACTGCGACAAGCGAAGGTAATGCCATCAAAGCAGACGATCAACAGCCAACTTCTGAAAAAAAAGGCAAGCCTATGACTCAAGCAAAGGCTAAAGAATCGCACGCTGATGTTCCGGTTAACATCTATCGCCCGAATGCTCCTTTTATTGGTAAGTGTATCTCGAATCAAGAGTTAGTTGGTGAAGGTGGTATTGGTACTGTCCGTCACCTGATATTTGATATTTCTGAAGGCGATTTACGCTATCTTGAAGGTCAAAGTATTGGTATTATTCCTCCTGGAACAGACAAAAACGGTAAGCCAGAAAAACTGCGCCTGTACTCGATCGCCTCGACGCGTCATGGCGACCATGTTGATGACAAAACGGTATCACTTTGCGTCCGCCAACTAGAGTACAAGCACCCAGAAACGGGAGAAACTGTTTACGGTGTTTGTTCAACTTACCTGTGTCATCTCGAACCTGGCGCAGATGTCAAAATTACCGGTCCTGTCGGTAAAGAAATGCTCCTACCGAGTGACCCAAACGCGAATATTATCATGTTCGCTACCGGAACAGGTATCGCACCTTTTCGGGCTTACTTGTGGCGGATGTTTAAGGATGAAGAAAAAGCCGCTAACCCTGATTATGAATTTAAGGGTTTTTCTTGGTTAATCTTTGGTATTCCTACAACTCCAAACATTCTTTACAAGGAAGAACTCGAAGAACTTCAGCAAAAGTATCCTGATAACTTCCGCTTGACGTACGCAATTAGCCGCGAACAGAAAAATCCTCAAGGCGGTAGGATGTATATCCAAGACCGCGTAGCTGAACACGCAGATGAATTGTGGAAAATGATTCAGCAGGATAACACGCATACTTATATTTGCGGTCTCAAGGGTATGGAAGGTGGTATCGATGAGGCACTATCTGCTGCTGCTGCTAAAGATGGTGTCAACTGGATAGACTACCAGAAACAAATGAAAAAAGCTGGTCGCTGGCACGTAGAAACGTACTAG
- a CDS encoding homoserine dehydrogenase: MTFKVGLLGLGTVGTGTAQVLLDSAGRHPLLQEIEIYQIGVRSLDKERGVNLPKDILTTDLEAIVTASEVDIVVEVLGGLEPARSLILKAIHHGKHVVTANKAVISRYGDEIFTAANAAGVYVMLEAAVGGGIPVIQPLKQALSVNRIQAVTGIVNGTTNYILTRMQTEGSDFNAVLADAQKLGYAEADPSADVDGLDAADKIAILASLAFGGRIKLQEVYSEGIRNVSQADIAYADKLGFVIKLLAIAQRTQTSSALSVRVHPTLVMRSHPLASINGVYNAILIEGEPLGQVMFYGPGAGAGATASAVVSDIMNVAAVLKTKSDRLQTQSNPLLACSHQDYCAIAPMAELTTRFYARFLTKDRPGVIGKLGTCFGNYGVSLESIVQIGLQGDLAEIVVVTHDVREGNFHSSLAEIRTLEAVDSIPSVLRVL; this comes from the coding sequence GTGACTTTTAAAGTTGGTTTGCTCGGATTAGGAACCGTTGGCACGGGTACTGCACAGGTACTACTCGATTCTGCTGGACGGCATCCGTTATTACAAGAAATCGAAATTTACCAAATCGGAGTACGATCGCTCGACAAAGAGCGTGGTGTAAATCTTCCGAAAGATATATTGACAACAGATTTAGAAGCAATAGTTACTGCGTCAGAGGTGGATATTGTTGTCGAGGTTTTAGGTGGATTAGAACCCGCGCGATCGCTCATCCTCAAAGCAATTCATCACGGAAAACACGTCGTCACCGCCAATAAAGCCGTAATTTCGCGTTATGGGGACGAAATTTTTACAGCGGCGAATGCGGCGGGTGTCTACGTCATGCTAGAAGCGGCGGTAGGCGGCGGTATTCCTGTGATTCAACCACTCAAGCAAGCTTTAAGCGTTAACCGCATTCAAGCCGTAACAGGGATTGTGAATGGCACAACGAACTACATCCTGACACGCATGCAAACCGAAGGTAGTGACTTTAACGCAGTTTTAGCCGATGCCCAAAAACTCGGTTACGCTGAAGCCGATCCGAGTGCGGATGTAGACGGTTTAGACGCCGCTGACAAGATTGCGATTCTTGCTTCGTTGGCGTTTGGCGGGCGCATCAAGCTACAAGAAGTTTATAGTGAAGGAATTCGTAACGTCAGTCAAGCAGATATTGCGTATGCCGATAAACTCGGCTTTGTGATTAAACTCTTAGCAATTGCCCAACGAACCCAAACCTCTTCAGCGCTTTCAGTCAGAGTCCACCCGACGCTCGTGATGCGATCGCATCCTTTAGCGAGTATTAATGGCGTCTACAACGCGATTTTAATCGAAGGCGAACCTTTGGGACAAGTGATGTTTTATGGTCCTGGAGCAGGGGCTGGGGCGACGGCAAGTGCTGTCGTTTCAGATATTATGAACGTTGCTGCCGTCTTGAAAACAAAAAGCGATCGCTTGCAAACACAATCCAATCCGTTACTTGCTTGTTCGCATCAAGATTATTGCGCGATCGCCCCGATGGCTGAACTCACAACGCGATTTTATGCGCGTTTTCTCACGAAAGATCGTCCTGGTGTCATTGGTAAATTAGGAACTTGTTTTGGCAACTACGGCGTGAGCCTAGAATCAATTGTGCAAATTGGTTTGCAAGGCGATTTAGCCGAAATCGTCGTTGTCACCCACGATGTCCGCGAAGGAAATTTTCACTCATCTTTAGCTGAAATTCGTACCCTCGAAGCAGTAGATAGCATTCCTAGCGTGCTAAGAGTTCTCTAG
- a CDS encoding NAD(P)H-quinone oxidoreductase subunit H, with product MPRIETRTEPMVLNMGPHHPSMHGVLRLIVTLDGEDVVDCEPVIGYLHRGMEKIAENRTNIMYVPYVSRWDYAAGMFNEAVTVNAPEKLADIPVPKRASYIRVIMLELNRIANHLLWLGPFMADVGAQTPFFYIFRERELIYDLWEAATGYRMVNNNYFRIGGVAVDLPYGWVDKCFDFCDYFEPKVDEYERLITNNPIFRRRVEGVGTISREEAINWGLSGPMLRASGVQWDLRKVDHYECYDDFDWDVHWETAGDCFARYLVRIREMRESVKILRQALKALPGGPFENLEAKRLAEGKKSEWNDFDYQYIGKKIAPTFKIPKGEHYVRIESGKGELGIYIIGDDNVFPWRWKIRPADFNNLQILPHLLRGVKVADIVTILGSVDIIMGSVDR from the coding sequence ATGCCAAGAATTGAAACGAGAACGGAACCTATGGTGCTGAACATGGGTCCGCACCATCCTTCGATGCATGGCGTACTCCGACTCATCGTCACCTTGGATGGCGAAGATGTAGTGGATTGCGAGCCAGTTATTGGCTACTTGCACCGAGGAATGGAGAAAATCGCGGAAAACCGCACCAATATCATGTACGTCCCTTACGTCAGTCGCTGGGACTACGCCGCAGGGATGTTTAACGAAGCCGTCACCGTCAACGCACCGGAGAAGTTAGCCGATATTCCTGTACCAAAACGGGCTAGCTACATCCGCGTCATCATGCTGGAGTTGAACCGAATTGCCAATCACCTGCTGTGGTTAGGACCATTCATGGCTGACGTTGGCGCGCAAACTCCGTTCTTTTATATCTTCCGCGAACGCGAACTTATTTATGACCTATGGGAAGCCGCCACAGGCTACCGGATGGTAAACAACAACTACTTCCGTATCGGTGGCGTCGCGGTTGACTTACCCTACGGTTGGGTAGATAAGTGCTTTGACTTTTGTGACTACTTTGAACCAAAAGTCGATGAATACGAACGCTTAATCACCAATAACCCGATCTTCCGCCGCCGTGTCGAAGGAGTGGGAACAATTAGCCGCGAAGAAGCGATAAATTGGGGGCTATCAGGTCCAATGTTACGCGCCAGCGGTGTGCAGTGGGACTTACGCAAAGTAGACCACTACGAATGCTACGACGATTTTGATTGGGATGTACATTGGGAAACGGCGGGCGATTGCTTCGCGCGGTACTTAGTACGAATTCGTGAAATGCGCGAATCTGTCAAGATTTTGCGTCAAGCACTCAAAGCACTACCAGGCGGACCATTTGAGAACTTAGAGGCGAAGCGTTTAGCCGAAGGGAAGAAATCCGAGTGGAATGATTTTGACTACCAGTATATCGGTAAGAAGATTGCGCCCACGTTCAAGATCCCCAAAGGCGAACACTATGTTCGGATTGAAAGCGGTAAAGGCGAGTTAGGCATTTACATCATCGGTGATGATAATGTCTTTCCATGGCGGTGGAAGATTCGTCCGGCTGATTTCAACAACTTGCAAATTTTGCCGCACTTGTTACGCGGTGTCAAGGTAGCTGATATCGTTACGATTCTGGGTAGTGTAGATATCATCATGGGTTCTGTAGACCGTTGA